One region of Limnospira fusiformis SAG 85.79 genomic DNA includes:
- a CDS encoding bifunctional acetate--CoA ligase family protein/GNAT family N-acetyltransferase, whose translation MQATRSRTTDPAHDVLRYDHQPLKAIFSPQTVAVIGATEKPNSVGRTLLWNLIRNPFGGTVFPINPKRSNVLGIKAYPSIGEVPETVDLAIIITPAPTVPDIVRQCVEAGVKGAIILSAGFKEIGPKGVELEQQILEYARQSTMRIIGPNCLGLMNPLTGLNATFASAMAIRGSVGFISQSGALCTSILDWSFQENVGFSAFVSIGSMLDVGWGDLIYYLGNDPNTKSIVIYMESIGDARSFLSAAREVALTKPIIVIKAGRTEAAAKAAASHTGALAGSDDVLDAAFRRCGVLRVYHIAHLFSLSELLGKQPRPKGPRLTILTNAGGPGVLTTDTLLIEGGTLAQLSSETTKALNQVLPPQWSHSNPIDILGDADPERYAKAFEIAVKDPSGDGLLVILTPQAMTDPTQTAEQLKFLAMQDHKKPILASWMGGAEVAAGAKILNQANIATFSYPDTAVRMFNYMWRYTYNLRGLYETPTFAASEDNLSTLETAKHLIDKVLSQGRSLLTEFESKELLALYGIPVVDTRMASRVEEALAAAEAIGYPVALKLLSETITHKTDVGGVKLNLTSAEEVQAAYEAIASSVAEKVGPEHFQGVTVQEMLKLDGYELIIGSSLDPQFGPVLLFGTGGQLVEVFKDRILALPPLNTTLARRMMEQTKIYKALLGVRGRPPVDMDALEQLMVRFSHIVVEQPWIKEIDINPLVASEDRLVALDARVVLHDPDTPEDQLSKPAIRPYPQQYVTYWVSQKEIPITIRPIRPEDEPMAVKFHESLSEESVYLRYAHLIKLSSRTGHEPMSRLCFIDYDREMALVAEYTNPETHERQIIGLGRLSKVYGSNEAEFSLLVADSFQRQGVGTQLLEQLLYIGRQEKLTSIMAEILTDNRVMQHICEKIGFTLNRVIGEPMVRAEIQLSD comes from the coding sequence ATGCAAGCCACCAGATCAAGAACCACCGATCCAGCCCATGACGTTTTACGCTACGACCACCAACCCCTCAAAGCCATATTTTCACCCCAAACAGTAGCCGTCATAGGTGCCACCGAAAAACCCAACAGTGTAGGGCGAACCTTGCTGTGGAACCTAATTCGTAACCCCTTTGGTGGTACAGTATTTCCTATCAACCCCAAACGTAGCAATGTTTTAGGTATCAAAGCCTATCCCAGTATAGGGGAAGTCCCAGAGACAGTAGATTTAGCAATTATTATCACCCCTGCGCCCACAGTCCCCGATATAGTGCGGCAATGCGTGGAAGCCGGAGTCAAAGGCGCAATCATTCTCTCGGCTGGGTTTAAAGAAATCGGACCCAAGGGGGTCGAATTAGAACAACAAATCCTGGAATATGCCCGCCAAAGCACGATGCGGATTATTGGTCCTAACTGTTTAGGACTAATGAACCCCCTCACCGGACTAAATGCCACTTTTGCCAGTGCCATGGCTATTCGCGGTAGTGTAGGCTTTATCAGTCAAAGTGGGGCCTTGTGTACCTCCATTTTAGACTGGAGTTTTCAGGAAAATGTCGGCTTTAGTGCTTTCGTCTCCATCGGATCAATGTTAGATGTGGGATGGGGAGATCTAATTTACTACCTGGGTAATGACCCGAACACCAAAAGCATTGTCATCTATATGGAGTCCATAGGAGATGCACGGTCATTCCTATCAGCAGCGCGGGAAGTAGCCCTAACTAAACCCATTATTGTCATTAAAGCCGGACGCACAGAAGCCGCAGCCAAAGCCGCAGCCTCCCATACGGGGGCCTTGGCGGGGAGTGATGATGTCCTTGATGCAGCTTTTCGGCGCTGTGGAGTTTTGCGGGTCTATCATATCGCCCATTTATTCTCTCTGTCGGAATTGCTGGGAAAACAACCACGCCCTAAAGGTCCCCGCCTAACTATTTTAACTAATGCAGGGGGACCGGGAGTGCTAACCACGGATACTTTACTGATTGAAGGGGGAACCCTAGCACAACTATCCTCTGAAACTACTAAGGCCCTTAACCAGGTTTTACCGCCCCAATGGAGTCACAGCAACCCGATTGATATTCTGGGGGATGCAGACCCGGAACGTTACGCGAAAGCCTTTGAAATAGCGGTGAAAGACCCTAGTGGGGATGGGTTGTTAGTGATTTTGACTCCCCAAGCTATGACTGACCCCACTCAAACGGCGGAACAGTTGAAGTTTTTGGCAATGCAGGATCACAAAAAACCGATTTTGGCTAGTTGGATGGGTGGCGCAGAAGTGGCAGCAGGGGCTAAGATTCTTAATCAAGCCAATATCGCCACTTTCTCTTATCCTGATACGGCGGTGCGGATGTTTAACTATATGTGGCGCTATACCTACAATTTGCGTGGCTTGTATGAAACACCGACTTTCGCAGCTTCTGAGGATAATTTATCGACACTGGAAACGGCTAAACATCTGATTGATAAGGTCCTTAGCCAAGGACGAAGTTTGCTAACTGAGTTTGAGTCTAAGGAACTTCTAGCACTTTATGGCATCCCGGTGGTTGATACTCGCATGGCTTCAAGGGTTGAGGAGGCTTTGGCGGCGGCGGAAGCTATTGGCTATCCGGTAGCCCTCAAATTGTTGTCGGAAACTATTACCCACAAAACTGATGTGGGTGGGGTTAAACTTAATTTGACTAGCGCTGAAGAAGTACAGGCGGCTTATGAGGCGATCGCTTCTTCGGTAGCGGAAAAGGTCGGACCTGAACATTTCCAAGGTGTCACGGTTCAGGAAATGCTTAAATTAGATGGCTATGAATTAATTATCGGCAGTAGCCTTGACCCTCAATTCGGACCAGTGTTGCTATTTGGTACGGGTGGGCAACTGGTGGAAGTATTTAAAGACCGTATCCTGGCTTTACCGCCCCTTAACACCACTTTGGCGCGGCGGATGATGGAACAGACCAAAATCTATAAAGCCCTGTTAGGAGTGCGGGGAAGGCCTCCTGTCGATATGGATGCCCTTGAACAGCTTATGGTCAGGTTTTCCCATATAGTGGTCGAACAACCCTGGATTAAGGAAATTGATATTAACCCTCTGGTGGCTTCGGAAGACCGACTGGTGGCCCTCGATGCGCGGGTGGTACTTCATGACCCAGACACCCCAGAAGACCAATTATCTAAGCCGGCTATCCGACCCTATCCTCAGCAATATGTCACCTATTGGGTTTCTCAGAAGGAAATCCCTATTACTATCCGTCCTATCCGTCCTGAAGATGAACCCATGGCGGTTAAATTCCATGAAAGTCTTTCGGAGGAAAGCGTTTATTTGCGCTATGCTCATCTGATCAAACTTAGTTCCCGGACAGGTCATGAACCTATGTCCCGACTCTGTTTTATCGATTACGATCGCGAAATGGCTCTGGTAGCAGAATACACCAATCCCGAAACCCACGAACGACAAATCATCGGCTTGGGACGACTTAGCAAGGTGTATGGTAGCAATGAGGCGGAATTTTCCCTATTGGTGGCTGATTCTTTCCAACGTCAAGGGGTAGGGACGCAGTTGCTTGAACAACTCCTATATATTGGTCGCCAGGAAAAACTCACTTCCATTATGGCAGAAATCCTCACTGATAACCGGGTGATGCAGCATATCTGCGAAAAAATCGGATTTACCCTTAACCGGGTAATTGGGGAACCCATGGTCAGGGCGGAAATTCAACTTTCCGATTAG
- a CDS encoding ferrochelatase, whose amino-acid sequence MVTTPEKITNPSTQLSDRPKSDRVAVLLMGYGEVESYEDFANYNEQALNLLTAKFAPVPTWIYPPLARILAIFDLHEWSHQHGNFISPHNAIFEKQRAGIEAHLQQKWGDRIQVFKAFNFCAPFLPETVLGQIKSEGFDKILIYPLLVVDSIFTSGIAVEQVNNALAKLADTNSHWVTGQRYIPSFYNQPEYIDLMAELVQAKIEEELAIAHLPSQTGIVLMNHGCPHKAKGFTSGIDESQALYEKVREKLINRYPLISVGWLNHDTPLIDWTQPNAQLAAHNLIELGATAIVFMPIGFATENHETLLDVEHIIEALRRRHPQVRYIQMACVNDHPQFLEMAANWADPQIEALLSQTALSINPSLAVQSDPGHHSHSHHHHSHSHSHSHDHDHHHH is encoded by the coding sequence GTGGTGACAACTCCTGAGAAAATTACAAATCCTAGCACCCAATTAAGCGATCGCCCTAAATCAGATCGGGTAGCCGTTTTATTGATGGGTTATGGAGAAGTAGAAAGCTATGAAGACTTTGCCAATTATAATGAACAGGCTTTAAATCTGTTAACCGCCAAATTCGCCCCTGTTCCCACTTGGATTTATCCGCCTCTGGCGCGGATTTTGGCAATCTTTGACCTCCATGAATGGAGTCATCAGCATGGCAATTTCATTTCTCCCCATAATGCCATTTTTGAGAAACAACGCGCCGGAATTGAAGCACATTTACAACAAAAATGGGGCGATCGCATCCAAGTATTTAAAGCCTTTAATTTCTGCGCCCCCTTCCTACCAGAAACCGTTTTAGGTCAAATTAAAAGTGAAGGATTCGACAAAATCCTGATTTATCCACTGTTAGTAGTTGATTCAATTTTTACCAGTGGTATAGCTGTAGAACAGGTGAATAATGCCCTGGCAAAATTAGCCGATACCAACAGCCATTGGGTGACAGGTCAGCGTTATATCCCCTCCTTTTACAATCAGCCTGAATACATTGATTTAATGGCGGAATTAGTGCAGGCAAAAATTGAGGAAGAATTGGCGATCGCACATTTACCCTCCCAAACTGGCATCGTATTAATGAATCATGGATGCCCCCATAAAGCCAAGGGTTTTACATCAGGAATTGATGAAAGTCAAGCCTTATATGAAAAAGTCCGGGAAAAACTCATCAACCGTTATCCCTTAATTTCTGTAGGCTGGCTAAACCATGATACCCCCCTGATTGACTGGACTCAACCGAACGCACAACTAGCCGCCCATAATCTGATAGAATTAGGAGCAACGGCTATTGTCTTCATGCCCATAGGGTTTGCTACCGAAAACCACGAAACCCTATTAGATGTAGAACACATTATCGAGGCATTGCGGCGGCGACATCCCCAAGTAAGATATATTCAGATGGCTTGTGTCAATGACCATCCCCAATTCCTGGAGATGGCTGCTAATTGGGCAGATCCTCAGATTGAGGCATTGTTAAGCCAAACCGCATTATCTATTAATCCTAGCCTGGCAGTACAATCAGATCCAGGTCATCATAGCCATAGCCATCATCATCATAGCCATAGCCATAGCCATAGCCATGATCATGATCATCACCACCATTAA
- the iscB gene encoding RNA-guided endonuclease IscB has translation MSNHVFVLDTNRKPLTPCKPGMARSLLKAGKASVFRRYPFTIILNKEVDANPEPLELKLDPGSKVTGIALKQGNHIIFAAELQHRGQQIKEALLSRRQLRRSRRNRKTRYRPARFLNRTRPEGWLAPSWQHRVDTLMTWVHRFRRLAPVGRITQELVRFDLQLMENPEISGVEYQQGELQGYEIREYLLFKWDRTCAYCGAQNVPLEVEQIQPRSKGGSDRVSNLTMACHSCNQAKGNGDIRDFLSGQPDVLSRLLRQAKSPLKDAAAVNSTRWALFKALKATGLPVTTGTGGQTKFNRLRLNLPKAHWLDAACVGPVESLEVLTSKPLLILAKGHGTRQMCGTNKYGFPNRHRSRRQIHKGFQTGDMVTALVTAGKKIGSYLGRVLCRASGSFDITTASVRVAGISHKYCQPIHRKDGYAYA, from the coding sequence ATGTCTAACCATGTTTTCGTTTTAGATACCAACCGCAAGCCCCTGACACCGTGCAAGCCAGGGATGGCACGATCACTGCTCAAAGCCGGGAAAGCATCGGTATTTCGACGCTACCCATTCACCATTATTCTAAACAAGGAGGTTGACGCTAATCCTGAACCCCTCGAACTCAAATTAGACCCAGGCTCTAAAGTCACTGGAATTGCCTTGAAGCAAGGGAATCATATTATCTTTGCTGCCGAGTTGCAGCACCGAGGACAGCAGATTAAAGAAGCATTGCTCTCTCGTCGTCAACTCCGACGTTCTCGACGAAACCGCAAGACCCGATATCGACCAGCTCGGTTCTTGAATCGGACTCGTCCCGAAGGTTGGTTAGCTCCCAGCTGGCAGCATCGAGTAGATACTCTAATGACCTGGGTTCACCGATTTCGTAGACTTGCCCCAGTTGGCCGCATTACCCAAGAGCTAGTACGGTTCGACCTGCAATTGATGGAAAACCCTGAGATTTCAGGTGTTGAGTATCAGCAGGGAGAATTACAAGGCTATGAAATCAGGGAATACCTGTTGTTCAAGTGGGACAGAACCTGTGCTTACTGTGGGGCTCAAAATGTACCACTTGAAGTTGAGCAGATCCAGCCTCGGTCTAAGGGTGGCTCTGACCGGGTTTCTAACCTGACGATGGCTTGCCACTCATGCAATCAAGCCAAAGGCAATGGGGACATTCGGGATTTTTTATCGGGCCAGCCTGATGTCCTGAGTCGTCTTCTCAGGCAGGCCAAATCACCCCTTAAAGATGCGGCTGCCGTTAACTCGACCCGATGGGCCTTGTTCAAGGCTCTGAAAGCAACAGGACTCCCAGTTACCACAGGAACGGGCGGACAAACGAAGTTCAATCGACTGAGGCTCAACCTACCTAAAGCTCACTGGCTTGATGCTGCCTGTGTTGGACCAGTCGAATCACTGGAAGTTCTGACTTCAAAACCGTTGCTGATTTTAGCAAAGGGGCATGGAACCCGTCAGATGTGCGGGACGAATAAGTACGGATTCCCGAATCGTCACCGCTCCAGGAGGCAAATTCATAAAGGCTTTCAGACTGGCGACATGGTGACGGCACTGGTCACAGCGGGGAAGAAAATTGGCTCATATCTAGGACGGGTTCTCTGCCGTGCGTCTGGTAGTTTTGATATTACCACCGCTTCGGTACGGGTGGCAGGCATCAGCCACAAATACTGCCAACCGATTCACAGGAAGGATGGTTACGCCTATGCTTGA
- a CDS encoding inorganic phosphate transporter, with product MEISPINLIPLWFVCLLAFYVACTLGANDVANSMGTSVGSKAITLRQAIIIAGVLEFFGAVLFGGRVSETLATGVVKPEEFIRSPQLFQLGMIAVLVSTGLWLQIATRKGLPVASSHAVVGAISGFSAVAVGWTAVAWKTVGLISLAWLITPLISAAIAALLYSLIKYWILEHPHPQQQILEWTPWLSCAMIAVFGTLVVPEISQPLASWMKSQWGLNFPTHDLTIAIAGLAVVGLTWFSWQPTFRSGDSKSSIEKKLAQFQVFSACFVAFAHGSNDVGNTVAPLAIIVYIRQTASVPLGEFHIPLWVLVIGGAGIATGLAVWGQKVISTVGENIITLTPSAGFSAELATATTVLIASNLGIPVSTSHALVGGVVGVGIVQGWKSIKFGTVGNIALAWLITVPTAAFLAATGFLLLRYFIG from the coding sequence ATGGAAATTTCCCCCATCAACTTAATTCCCCTGTGGTTCGTCTGTCTGTTAGCTTTTTATGTGGCTTGCACCCTCGGAGCCAATGATGTGGCTAACTCTATGGGGACTTCTGTAGGGTCAAAGGCGATTACTCTCCGACAAGCTATTATCATCGCTGGGGTTCTGGAATTTTTTGGGGCGGTATTATTCGGGGGTAGGGTTTCGGAAACTTTGGCTACTGGGGTAGTCAAGCCGGAAGAATTTATCCGATCGCCTCAATTGTTCCAATTGGGTATGATAGCGGTATTAGTCTCGACCGGGTTATGGCTACAAATTGCTACCCGTAAGGGTTTACCCGTCGCCTCTTCCCATGCTGTGGTCGGTGCTATTTCGGGATTTAGTGCTGTGGCTGTAGGATGGACTGCTGTAGCCTGGAAAACTGTAGGTTTGATTTCTCTGGCTTGGTTAATTACCCCCCTCATTAGTGCGGCGATCGCTGCCTTACTCTACAGTCTCATTAAATACTGGATTTTGGAACACCCACACCCACAACAACAAATTCTCGAATGGACCCCCTGGCTCAGTTGTGCCATGATTGCAGTGTTTGGCACTTTAGTAGTCCCAGAAATTAGTCAACCCCTCGCCTCTTGGATGAAAAGCCAATGGGGTCTTAATTTTCCTACCCATGATTTGACTATTGCGATCGCTGGTCTCGCTGTAGTTGGCCTTACCTGGTTTAGTTGGCAACCTACTTTTAGATCCGGTGATAGCAAGTCCTCCATTGAAAAAAAACTCGCTCAGTTTCAGGTTTTCAGTGCTTGCTTTGTTGCTTTTGCTCATGGGTCTAATGATGTTGGTAACACTGTCGCACCCCTTGCCATTATTGTCTATATCCGACAAACCGCTTCTGTCCCCCTCGGAGAGTTTCATATCCCCCTCTGGGTATTAGTTATTGGCGGCGCTGGTATTGCTACAGGTCTGGCGGTTTGGGGTCAAAAAGTGATCTCCACTGTCGGCGAAAATATTATCACTTTAACCCCTAGTGCCGGATTTTCGGCTGAACTGGCCACCGCCACCACTGTATTAATTGCTTCTAACTTAGGGATACCTGTTTCTACCTCCCATGCGTTAGTTGGCGGTGTCGTCGGGGTGGGAATTGTTCAAGGCTGGAAGTCTATTAAATTTGGGACTGTAGGTAATATCGCCTTGGCTTGGTTAATTACAGTCCCCACCGCTGCATTTTTGGCCGCTACAGGGTTTCTACTCCTGCGATATTTCATCGGGTAG
- a CDS encoding FAD/NAD(P)-binding protein produces the protein MISDASLTVAIVGAGFSGTMVAVHLLKNAQRPLKIKLIDCNDIGKGVAYRTTSNSHFLNVPASTMSAFPDDSSHLLRWLNFNYHTLKTWLPNQPDSSLFIPRRVYGLYIQSVLQEAESTASSYVNLERIIDEVVGIKPQNNGAIVCLKNQDNFAADKIVLALGNGATPPPLSLGKLQSNSNIHPSYIRNAWSKDALTGLEVDDSVLLIGTGLTMVDMVMSLRDRHHQGKIYAVSRHGLLPLSHQPSQPYPNFLTKNTAPKTIRGLLKSIRAEIKTATELGYNWQSVIDSLRPVTQELWQELSAVEQKRFLRHVNRYWDIHRHRLASEIGEIMESLIIAKKLIIKFGRIGNYTQTDSGILVDIYKGNFHVSIQVKKLINCTGIQVDYRNSKQSLIADLRNQGLICPNPLGLGLYTLPNGVILDAQGQGSSLLYTLGPPRKGDLWETTAIKEIREQAQLLATTILNDLPLWVRPVAPLSTSNHNHSSELNLLFRQLFDQQSSTYTYLIADLETKQAVLVDTVLAKIDRDLQLINDWRLNLCYCLETHLHADHITGAGQLRKLTGCQVLVPKNDRIKGADGQLDDGDIVNLGSVNIQAIATPGHTNSHLAYLINHRYLLTGDALLIRGCGRTDLQSGDAGTLYDTVTRKLFTLSDDILVYPAHDYKGRTVSTIGEEKMCNPRLSQRSREEFITLMEHLDLSYPSQMAEAIAANEWCGDRP, from the coding sequence ATGATTTCAGATGCTTCTCTTACCGTGGCTATTGTCGGCGCGGGATTTAGTGGGACAATGGTGGCTGTTCACCTGTTAAAAAATGCTCAAAGACCCCTGAAAATAAAGCTCATAGATTGTAACGATATTGGCAAAGGAGTTGCTTATCGCACCACAAGCAATAGCCATTTCCTCAATGTTCCGGCATCCACAATGAGTGCTTTTCCTGATGACTCCAGTCATCTCCTCCGTTGGCTCAATTTTAATTATCATACCCTAAAAACTTGGCTGCCCAATCAACCTGATTCCAGTCTTTTTATTCCTCGTCGAGTTTATGGACTATATATTCAATCGGTTTTACAAGAAGCTGAATCCACTGCCTCAAGTTATGTCAACCTCGAACGTATTATTGATGAAGTTGTTGGGATAAAGCCTCAAAATAATGGAGCAATTGTTTGCCTCAAAAATCAAGATAATTTTGCCGCTGATAAAATAGTTTTAGCTCTCGGTAATGGAGCCACTCCTCCTCCTCTTTCTTTAGGTAAGTTACAGAGTAATTCCAATATTCACCCATCCTATATACGCAATGCTTGGTCAAAGGATGCGTTAACCGGGCTAGAGGTCGATGATTCTGTGTTATTGATTGGTACAGGATTAACAATGGTGGATATGGTGATGTCTCTGCGCGATCGCCATCACCAAGGTAAAATTTATGCTGTTTCCCGTCATGGTTTATTGCCTTTGTCTCATCAGCCTAGCCAACCCTACCCGAATTTTTTAACTAAAAATACCGCGCCCAAAACGATTAGGGGTTTATTAAAGTCTATTCGTGCGGAGATTAAAACAGCCACGGAATTGGGTTATAATTGGCAGTCTGTCATTGATTCGCTTCGTCCGGTGACTCAAGAATTGTGGCAAGAATTATCAGCCGTTGAACAAAAAAGATTTCTGCGTCATGTCAACCGTTACTGGGATATTCATCGCCATCGTTTGGCTTCAGAAATTGGCGAAATTATGGAAAGTTTAATTATTGCTAAAAAACTCATTATTAAATTTGGAAGAATTGGCAATTATACACAAACAGATAGTGGAATATTGGTAGATATTTATAAAGGCAATTTTCATGTAAGCATACAAGTTAAAAAGTTGATTAATTGCACGGGAATACAAGTAGATTATCGAAACTCAAAACAGTCTTTAATTGCTGATTTAAGAAACCAAGGATTAATCTGTCCTAACCCTTTGGGTTTGGGACTATATACTTTACCTAATGGGGTGATATTAGATGCCCAAGGTCAAGGTTCTAGTTTACTTTATACCCTTGGACCTCCCCGGAAAGGTGATCTATGGGAAACTACAGCTATCAAAGAAATCCGGGAACAAGCCCAATTATTAGCAACAACTATATTAAATGATCTACCTTTATGGGTGCGTCCTGTAGCGCCTTTATCTACATCTAATCATAACCATAGCAGTGAATTAAATTTATTATTTCGTCAGTTATTTGATCAACAGTCAAGCACTTATACTTATTTAATTGCTGATCTGGAGACTAAACAAGCAGTTTTAGTAGATACAGTGTTGGCAAAAATAGACCGTGATTTACAATTAATAAATGATTGGAGATTGAATCTTTGTTACTGTTTAGAAACTCATCTGCATGCTGACCATATTACTGGTGCTGGTCAATTGAGAAAGCTAACAGGTTGTCAAGTTTTAGTTCCTAAAAATGACCGAATTAAAGGTGCAGATGGACAGTTAGATGATGGTGATATTGTCAATTTGGGAAGTGTAAATATTCAGGCGATCGCTACTCCTGGTCATACTAATAGTCATCTAGCTTATTTAATTAACCATCGTTATTTGTTAACGGGAGATGCCTTATTGATTCGTGGTTGTGGACGCACTGACCTACAATCAGGAGATGCCGGAACTCTTTATGATACTGTGACACGAAAGTTATTTACCCTATCGGATGATATTTTGGTTTATCCTGCCCATGATTATAAGGGTCGCACGGTTTCTACCATTGGCGAAGAAAAAATGTGCAATCCTCGATTAAGTCAACGCAGTAGAGAAGAATTTATTACCTTAATGGAACACCTTGATCTAAGTTATCCGAGTCAAATGGCAGAGGCGATCGCTGCCAACGAATGGTGTGGCGATCGACCTTAA
- a CDS encoding family 2A encapsulin nanocompartment cargo protein cysteine desulfurase produces the protein MTTPKLYPENSLTEGQAKPNPSPSVTDLGGDGINPLFKADTFDQLANAFIQEVKRSGIDVPLPDSLNIPQSVQDISSPVSNIKQNLLDGKSLPVSTPHLSVGEPQFYFSDPGVDRPDSPHSVAEVGAGASHIPKEIPQAIATPATPTVPNLSLASVPTPSIPTVTPNFYFLEHLSQGVERQKPDQSIPKTVEDYSPQNYRQNSPIDPFFVPLAAVTKHDIFDVETIRRDFPILQEKVNGKPLIWFDNAATTQKPQAVIDRLVHYYSHENSNVHRAAHELAARSTDAYEAARETVRHFINASSVNEIIFVRGTTEAINLVAKSWGEQNIKAGDEIVLSHLEHHANIVPWQQLATRTGAKLRIAPVDDRGQILLEEYQQLLNPRTKLVAFSQVSNALGTITPAAKMIAQAHQVGAKVLLDGAQSVSHIPVDVQQLGCDWFVFSGHKIFGPTGIGVVYGHEDLLNASPPWQGGGNMIVDVTFERTVYQNSPARFEAGTGNIADAVGLATALDYVQQIGLPNIARYEHELLEYATTGLNTIPGLHLIGTAPEKAAVLSFVLDGFSAEAVGQALNQEGIAVRAGHHCAQPILRRFGLEATVRPSLAFYNTKSEVDALVHALERIRQKQLG, from the coding sequence ATGACTACCCCCAAACTTTACCCGGAAAATTCCCTGACAGAAGGGCAGGCGAAACCCAACCCTAGTCCCTCTGTCACTGATTTGGGGGGAGATGGCATCAACCCCTTATTTAAAGCGGACACCTTCGATCAACTGGCGAATGCTTTTATTCAAGAAGTGAAGCGCAGCGGCATTGATGTGCCATTGCCCGACTCCCTAAATATCCCTCAATCGGTTCAGGATATTAGTAGTCCGGTCTCCAATATTAAGCAAAATTTGCTTGATGGGAAATCACTGCCAGTATCCACACCTCACTTATCTGTTGGGGAGCCGCAATTCTATTTTAGCGATCCCGGTGTCGATCGCCCCGACTCCCCCCATTCCGTAGCGGAAGTAGGAGCCGGTGCATCCCATATTCCCAAAGAAATTCCCCAGGCGATCGCAACTCCCGCAACTCCTACAGTTCCGAATCTATCCTTAGCATCGGTTCCCACACCATCTATCCCAACTGTCACCCCCAACTTCTATTTTTTAGAACATTTAAGTCAAGGGGTAGAAAGACAAAAACCAGATCAGAGCATCCCTAAAACTGTTGAGGATTATTCCCCACAGAATTACAGGCAAAATTCACCGATTGACCCATTTTTTGTGCCTCTGGCGGCGGTGACAAAACATGATATTTTCGATGTCGAAACTATCCGCCGTGATTTTCCCATTTTGCAAGAGAAAGTCAACGGTAAACCCCTGATCTGGTTTGATAATGCGGCAACGACTCAAAAACCTCAAGCCGTCATCGATCGCCTAGTTCATTATTACTCCCATGAAAACTCCAACGTTCACCGCGCCGCCCATGAATTAGCAGCCCGGTCAACAGATGCCTACGAAGCCGCCAGAGAGACAGTTCGTCATTTTATCAATGCCTCCTCCGTCAACGAAATCATCTTTGTACGAGGAACCACAGAAGCCATAAACTTGGTGGCGAAAAGTTGGGGAGAACAAAACATCAAAGCCGGGGATGAGATTGTTCTAAGTCATTTAGAACACCATGCTAATATTGTGCCTTGGCAACAGTTAGCAACTCGGACCGGAGCCAAGTTGCGTATTGCACCCGTAGACGATCGCGGACAAATTTTGTTGGAAGAGTATCAACAACTGCTCAATCCTCGCACAAAATTGGTAGCTTTTTCCCAAGTTTCTAATGCTTTGGGAACCATTACACCGGCGGCAAAAATGATTGCCCAGGCTCACCAAGTTGGTGCCAAAGTGTTATTAGATGGCGCTCAGTCCGTCTCTCATATTCCTGTTGACGTGCAACAACTCGGTTGCGACTGGTTTGTTTTTTCCGGTCATAAAATCTTTGGACCCACTGGCATTGGCGTTGTTTATGGTCACGAAGACCTATTAAACGCCAGTCCCCCCTGGCAGGGTGGCGGCAACATGATTGTTGATGTCACTTTCGAGCGCACTGTTTATCAAAATAGTCCAGCCCGATTTGAAGCGGGGACGGGGAATATTGCTGATGCAGTGGGATTAGCTACAGCCCTTGATTATGTTCAACAGATTGGTTTACCAAATATTGCCCGTTATGAGCATGAATTGCTCGAATATGCGACCACGGGTTTAAATACTATTCCCGGTCTGCATTTAATTGGTACTGCCCCAGAAAAAGCTGCTGTCCTTTCCTTTGTTTTGGATGGTTTCTCGGCGGAAGCTGTAGGACAAGCACTCAACCAAGAAGGCATCGCGGTGCGTGCGGGTCATCATTGCGCCCAACCAATTTTGCGACGGTTTGGTTTAGAGGCAACTGTGCGTCCGTCCTTGGCTTTTTATAATACTAAATCTGAGGTAGATGCTCTGGTTCATGCTTTGGAACGAATCCGACAAAAACAATTAGGCTAA